In the genome of Candidatus Reidiella endopervernicosa, one region contains:
- a CDS encoding TRAP transporter substrate-binding protein, whose translation MKRREFIGKVGAGAVVAGAAIAAPAVHAKTKIKWKMVTTWPKNFPGLGTGANNLAKLITEMSGGRIEVKVYGAKELVPAFEIFDAVSRGTAQMGHGAAYYWKGKSEAAQFFAAVPFGLTAQEMNSWLYHGGGMELWQEVYKPFGLVPTAALNTGVQMGGWFNKKIEKLEDLKGLKMRIPGLGGEVLRRLGGTPVSLPGGEIFTSLKSGAIDATEWVGPYNDLAFGLYKAAKHYYYPGWHEPGTTLECFVNKEAFDALPKDLQVIVLNASKVANLDGLSEFTARNNKALHTLVNEHKVDLRKFPDEVLVQLKKVSDEVVAEVAAKDPMSQKVYDSYLAFRDQVVAWHDVSERAYLNARAL comes from the coding sequence ATGAAGCGTCGTGAATTTATCGGCAAGGTGGGAGCAGGGGCCGTAGTGGCGGGTGCCGCCATCGCTGCACCGGCCGTGCATGCTAAAACCAAGATCAAATGGAAGATGGTGACTACATGGCCGAAGAACTTCCCCGGTCTTGGCACAGGCGCCAACAATCTGGCCAAGCTGATCACAGAGATGTCGGGTGGTCGAATTGAGGTGAAGGTCTACGGTGCCAAAGAGCTGGTTCCCGCCTTCGAGATCTTCGATGCCGTATCGCGCGGTACTGCTCAGATGGGCCATGGCGCTGCCTACTACTGGAAGGGTAAGAGTGAGGCGGCACAGTTCTTCGCCGCCGTTCCCTTCGGTCTCACTGCGCAGGAGATGAATAGCTGGCTCTATCACGGTGGCGGAATGGAGCTCTGGCAGGAGGTCTACAAACCTTTTGGTCTAGTACCGACCGCTGCACTCAACACTGGGGTGCAGATGGGCGGTTGGTTCAACAAGAAGATTGAAAAACTCGAGGATCTGAAGGGATTGAAGATGCGTATTCCGGGTCTTGGCGGTGAGGTGCTGCGTCGCCTTGGCGGCACTCCCGTCAGCCTGCCGGGTGGTGAGATCTTTACCTCGCTTAAATCGGGAGCGATAGATGCCACCGAGTGGGTTGGACCCTACAATGACCTAGCCTTCGGTCTCTACAAGGCGGCCAAGCACTACTACTACCCCGGCTGGCATGAGCCAGGTACTACCCTGGAGTGTTTTGTTAATAAGGAGGCCTTTGATGCGCTGCCCAAGGATCTGCAGGTGATCGTGCTCAACGCCAGTAAGGTGGCCAATCTTGACGGCCTCTCTGAGTTCACTGCACGGAATAACAAGGCGCTGCATACGCTGGTCAACGAACACAAGGTCGACCTGCGTAAATTCCCCGATGAAGTGTTGGTGCAGCTGAAGAAGGTCTCCGATGAGGTGGTGGCTGAGGTGGCGGCGAAGGACCCTATGTCACAGAAGGTCTACGACTCCTACCTCGCCTTCCGTGATCAGGTAGTGGCCTGGCACGACGTCTCGGAGCGGGCCTATCTGAACGCGCGCGCACTCTAA
- a CDS encoding GGDEF domain-containing protein, which translates to MTRLPNRNLLQDRCEQAIAHAIRDKNLVAILFLDLDGFKPINDAMGHAAGDEVLKVVAERLLACVRDADTVARYGGDEFVVVLDGLQQESQASRVAEEILSSIGDSITIDGQRCQVGVSIGISVFPGDGDDADKLLKNADAALYAVKHGGKNSMKFYSGL; encoded by the coding sequence ATCACCCGCCTACCGAACCGCAACCTGCTGCAGGATCGCTGTGAGCAGGCGATCGCGCATGCGATACGCGACAAGAACCTGGTGGCTATCCTCTTCCTCGATCTGGATGGTTTCAAACCGATCAATGATGCAATGGGTCATGCCGCAGGGGATGAGGTGTTGAAGGTGGTGGCTGAGCGTCTGCTGGCCTGCGTGCGGGATGCCGATACCGTGGCGCGCTACGGTGGTGATGAGTTTGTGGTGGTACTTGATGGCTTGCAGCAGGAGTCTCAGGCAAGCCGGGTCGCAGAGGAGATTCTGAGCAGTATTGGTGATTCCATAACCATCGATGGGCAGCGCTGCCAGGTGGGTGTCAGCATCGGTATTTCGGTATTCCCTGGCGATGGGGATGATGCTGATAAGTTGCTTAAAAATGCAGATGCTGCACTCTACGCCGTCAAACATGGTGGTAAAAACAGTATGAAGTTCTATTCGGGGCTATAG
- a CDS encoding cache domain-containing protein yields MEFSKHPFRVVLPYFLKIFWPLLVALIGAFVAYYVVDLRHELKLIKSGEAMQVRLATNSLQRDIEGIIPDLEYIAGSRTLQAYIASEDQWGRSRVVGELERFAQDMRRYDQIRWLDRNGREQLRIEYRGGRAKAVAEGALQDKSGRYYFRESIKLAPGEIYVSSLDLNVEQGVIEEPHRPIIRFATPTSDSRGKVNGVLVFNYLAERLIDNFARIKSSEVNHLALLNAEGFWLYNSQHKHEWSFMFGGEENFANRFAAEWSRMRESSQGQVESNEGLFSFNTIHVADYALRVGLPERYQQVHHDDEHHLVDKWFVVSHYPKEAIALLYNEHTGLYLLTFVLAFSVIATGGWYVALLNLDKDQIMNRLQLHARVMESATNGVVITDPELRIIDLNEAFSTITGYSRREIMGKEPSLLASGRHDKDFYKGMWDAIEHKG; encoded by the coding sequence GTGGAGTTCTCCAAACACCCATTTAGAGTTGTGCTTCCCTATTTCCTGAAGATCTTCTGGCCGTTGCTGGTCGCGCTGATCGGTGCCTTTGTCGCTTACTACGTGGTCGATCTCCGACACGAGTTAAAGTTGATCAAGAGCGGTGAGGCGATGCAGGTGCGTCTGGCCACCAACTCATTACAACGTGATATCGAAGGGATCATTCCTGATCTCGAATACATTGCGGGAAGTCGTACATTACAGGCCTATATCGCTAGTGAGGATCAGTGGGGGCGTAGCCGGGTTGTCGGTGAATTGGAGCGTTTCGCGCAGGATATGCGCCGTTACGATCAGATTCGCTGGCTTGATCGGAATGGAAGGGAGCAGCTACGAATCGAGTACCGCGGTGGAAGAGCCAAGGCGGTTGCTGAGGGTGCGCTTCAGGATAAGTCAGGGCGTTACTACTTCCGTGAATCGATTAAGCTGGCACCCGGTGAGATCTATGTCTCATCCCTCGATCTCAATGTTGAACAGGGTGTGATTGAAGAGCCGCACCGTCCGATCATTCGCTTTGCGACACCCACCAGCGATAGCCGCGGCAAGGTTAATGGTGTGTTGGTGTTTAACTATCTGGCCGAGCGGCTGATCGATAACTTCGCCAGAATAAAGAGTAGTGAGGTTAACCACCTGGCGCTGCTCAATGCCGAGGGTTTTTGGCTATACAACTCCCAGCATAAACATGAGTGGAGCTTTATGTTTGGTGGCGAGGAGAATTTCGCTAACCGTTTTGCAGCAGAGTGGTCGCGGATGCGTGAATCGAGCCAGGGGCAGGTTGAGTCGAACGAGGGTCTATTTAGTTTTAATACCATCCATGTGGCCGACTATGCACTGCGGGTTGGCTTGCCGGAGCGTTATCAGCAGGTTCATCATGACGATGAACACCATCTGGTCGATAAGTGGTTTGTGGTTTCGCACTATCCGAAAGAGGCGATCGCCCTACTTTACAACGAACATACGGGACTCTATCTGCTCACCTTTGTGCTGGCATTCAGTGTCATCGCAACGGGGGGCTGGTATGTCGCGCTGCTCAATCTCGATAAAGATCAGATCATGAACCGTTTACAGCTCCATGCACGGGTGATGGAGTCGGCCACCAACGGCGTTGTGATTACCGATCCCGAGCTGCGAATAATCGACCTCAATGAGGCCTTCTCCACCATCACCGGCTACAGCAGGCGTGAGATCATGGGCAAGGAGCCATCACTGCTTGCATCAGGTCGGCACGATAAGGATTTCTACAAAGGGATGTGGGATGCGATTGAACATAAAGGTTAG
- a CDS encoding DUF938 domain-containing protein, with product MKPYAESCDQNRDVIFEVIREHFAAAEQLLEIGSGTGQHAIYFAERLPHLSWQTSDRLENHAGILPGEKRRGLPMCYRRSISMSPETGQTTAMMRPSAPILHTLCI from the coding sequence ATGAAACCCTACGCCGAATCGTGCGATCAGAACCGTGACGTGATCTTTGAAGTGATCCGCGAACACTTTGCTGCAGCTGAGCAGCTGCTGGAGATCGGCAGTGGTACCGGCCAGCACGCCATCTACTTCGCTGAGCGGTTGCCACATCTAAGCTGGCAAACCAGTGATCGACTTGAGAACCACGCTGGCATCCTGCCTGGCGAGAAGAGGCGGGGCTTACCAATGTGTTACCGCCGCTCGATCTCGATGTCACCGGAAACTGGCCAAACGACCGCTATGATGCGGCCTTCAGCGCCAATACTGCACACATTATGCATCTGA